In Nitrosomonas stercoris, the genomic stretch AACCATAAAAATTTCGAGTCGTTGATCGGCCTGAGATATAATTCACCGCATAATTTACAAAGAAAAATGTCAGTTTTCCCAAGGCAGCTAGTAGAGATCTCTGAAAAACATCGATGAGGCAATTAGCTCAATACCGATTACTTTTAAGAGATTCATCAATAGATACCCACGATACCCATGACATACATAGTTATGGGGTGACTATATTCAGAAGAAGAACAAGGAGGCAATCATTCGTATCATCTTATTGGGTGCACCCGGCGCCGGCAAAGGCACGCAAGCCAGATTTATCTGCGAACATTTTTCCATTCCGCAGATATCCACCGGTGACATCTTGCGTAATGCTGTCAAGGCAGGCACTGAACTGGGCATTATGGCCAAAAAAATTATGGATGCAGGCGGATTAGTATCAGATGAAATCATTGTCAACCTGGTTCGTAGCCGCATCAAAGAATCTGATTGCGCCAATGGCTTTTTGTTTGATGGCTTCCCACGCACCATTCCGCAAGCCGACGCACTCAAAACAGCCAATATTCACATAGATCATGTAATTGAAATCGATGTGCCAGATGCTGAAATTATCAAACGCTTGTCCGGACGTCGTGTACACCCTGCATCAGGTCGGATATATCACATTGAATTCAATCCTCCTGCTATCGCCGATCGAGATGATGTTACGGGTGAAGCATTGGTGTTACGCGATGATGATCGGGAAGAAACGGTGCGCAAGCGCTTGCAGGTTTATCATGAGCAAACCCAGCCTTTGGTGGATTATTATCAGAAATGGTCAGCCAGCAATGATACTGATGCGCCTAATTACGCCAAAGTAACCGGCACTGGTAGCGTCAATACGATACAGCAACAAATTATTGCCGCTCTCAACCAAGCTAATTAGCGATCACTGGGGATTACCCGAACTCAAATACTAATTGACGAATAATTCAAATAACACCGGTACAAAAGGGCTCTCTGCCAGATGATGAATGGTTCAAAGCCTCTGTTGATGCAATACGAAAACAGATTTTGATTAACGAGAAAGGAGTAAGGTATGGCTATAAAAAATGCATTCTATGCTCAATCAGGTGGTGTGACCGCTGTCATCAATGCATCCGCAGCAGGTTTGCTAGAGGCGGCACAGGCGCACCCGGATAAAATTGGCAAGGTGTACGCCGGTCGCAACGGTATTATCGGTGCGCTTACTGAAGATCTCATTGATACCAGTGCAGAATCCCCCGAAGCGATTCGAGCATTACGCTACACACCTTCTGGCGCATTTGGCTCTTGCCGTTACAA encodes the following:
- a CDS encoding adenylate kinase; its protein translation is MGAPGAGKGTQARFICEHFSIPQISTGDILRNAVKAGTELGIMAKKIMDAGGLVSDEIIVNLVRSRIKESDCANGFLFDGFPRTIPQADALKTANIHIDHVIEIDVPDAEIIKRLSGRRVHPASGRIYHIEFNPPAIADRDDVTGEALVLRDDDREETVRKRLQVYHEQTQPLVDYYQKWSASNDTDAPNYAKVTGTGSVNTIQQQIIAALNQAN